The Rhododendron vialii isolate Sample 1 chromosome 1a, ASM3025357v1 region cgcctaacggcacgatccgtcttacgagcataatctatctcagaactccaatcataatcaatgaaaaccattgtataactcgtatttgaaagcgcacatacaaatactcaatagattaaaaccattaaaaatcattctattgatcaaaacaaaacgggttcttagttatacaatcgatccgaataataaaccaaaatcctACGCATAAACAGAATTACTTGAtacgaagtttcatcttccccctagagAATGGAATTAGCCGGTCATGAAAACGTGCGCAGCTTTTTCTTCTACCATGGAATCTGTCGTCCGTGAAGCCATCTCCTGTTCCGTCCTCTGCCGAACTCACGTCCCAGGTCGAGAGCCAAATCACGTCCAATAATTGCCGCCCCATGTCAGTAGCATCATATTTTATATTGTAGGGTTTTAAGCCATAATTACATTAAGGCCCTTTGGACTTTGGGTAATAGTAGATTAACCATGCAACTTCTAGACAATTTGAACTATGACCCCAAGCTTCTTTTAATCTTCTTATTAATCAACCCAATTTGCACATTTTTGCACCCATCAATCTTTGAGGCCTgcaaacaccataaaacacTAAAACGCGTCAAGTAACAAGGTAAACGGATAAACAAGGCGTAAATTAGAGGGagtaaatgggtgcttttcagcacctatcacaaCACCTGCCACATTGATTAGATTCTATAAACATAATAAGTAACTAAATATACAGgtgtataaaagaaaaagaaataaagagggAACCAGAGTATAGGCATAGATGCAGACCTAATCAGTTTGCAGCATTGTCCAATCCAATTGAGTCCACACCATCTCAATCATACAACTTCAGAGAATTATATAATGGGACTTGAGATGTAGAAGTTGTGACGTCAAGGGCACCTGGAGGGTTGCCCAAGCTCGGGAACCAGTTCATCACGATAAATGGGTCCAGGTCCGGATATAGGAGGTCCTCCTCCTGATTTTGTCCTTTGCATAAGCATTGGTTTTTGACTACTGTTGTGTCACTGAAGTCCGATTCATTTGCAGCTTGAGTAGAGCGTTTTGCCAGAAGAAGAATAACGTTTTTAGTGGATATACATTGCTGTTGGGTTGCAAGCTTACGATGTGTTGCAAGGCTGCTGTGACAAAATTCAAGAAGAAAGAGGATTTCATTCATTGATCATTGTTCTCGATACAAGACTCAGAAGAAACACACCCTTTTATAACCCCAAAACTCAAACTCCTATTGGATCTCAAAATGACCTCCTGGATTGCTGAGCTGGACTACACCCGAACTAATGCCTTAATAGAAAATACAAATGACAAAATGCCACACAATATGAAACTGAAAGAAAACTAACTGCACTTAACCTCCCTTATCTTCTATTCTCTTTACACCCCCTTGCAAACTCATGGTTGGAGAAGATCCAACCTTGAGTTTGGACTTCAGAAAAACAAAACGAGATACAGGCAACCCTTTCGTAAAAATATTAGCCACTTGAGCATGTGATGCAATAAAATGAAGCACCAATTTCTTAGCCAATACTTGCTCCCGGATAAAGTGATAATCAATTTCAATGTGCTTGGTACACGCATGAAAGACGGGATTTGATGCCAAGGCCATGGCTGATCTATTGTCACACCACAGAACATGAGGTGGAGCAATAGAAACCTGCAATTCAGTAAGCAGCTGCGGGATCCAAACTAAATCTGCAGCTGTTTGGGCCATGGCCCTGTACTCAGCCTCAGTAGAAGAACGAGCAACTGTGGGTTGCTTTTTAGCACTCCATGAAACAGGTGTAGCaccaagaaaaacaacaaaaccagAGGTTGATCGTCTATCTACGGGATCACCAGCCCAGTCGGCATCAGCATAAGCAGTTAAAGAAAGAGGACCATCAGTAAAATAAAGACCATGATTGATAGTACCCTTGATATATCGAATCAGACGTTTCACAGCCAGAAAATGACTAAGTTTGGGCTGATGCATGTGTTGGCAAACCGTATTCACAGCAAAAGCTATGTCCGGCCTAGTTAATGTAAGATACTGCAAGGAGCCCACAAGAGTTCTGAACAAAGACACATTATCAAAAGGAGGATCAGAAGGATCATAGGGTCCTTTGGTAGAAGTTGGAGAAGCACTAGGCTTACAATCCTCCATTCCTGCTTTAGTCAAGATTTCTGAAACATATTTGGACTGAGTGAGACACAGACCATGCTGAAAGTATGTCACCTCTAGGCCAAGAAAATAATGCAAGGAACCAAGATCTTTCATCACAAACTTGGAACCAAGCAAAGAAACTAACTGAGACAGAAAAGGAGAATCACTTCCAGTCAAaataatatcatccacataaaccaAAATGAGAGTGATGGAAGTTGGTTTATGAAGAATGAACAAAGAAGAATCTGCCTTGCTGCTTACAAACCCAAGTTCTAACAGATAAGTGGAGAAAACTGAGAACCATGCCCTAGGAGCTTGACGTAACCCATAGAGAGCCTTTGTTAGTTTACAAACATAAGTAGGGTGAGCTGGATCCTTGTACCCCTGTGAGCTTGACAAAATTCAAGAAGAAAGAGGATTTCATTCATTGATCATTGTTCTCGATACAAGACTCAGAAGAAACACACCCTTTTATAACCCCAGAACTCAAACTCCTATTGGATCTCAAAATGACCTCCTGGATTGCTGAGCTGGACTACACCCGAACTAATGCCTTAACAGAAAATACAAATGACAAAATGCCACACAATATGAAACTGAAAGAAAACTAACTGCACTTAACCTCCCTTATCTTCTATTCTCTTTACATgctgcttcgtttgctccgatgtaatggaataacgccccaagcgtagggcctaaaacgtctgttgaagcataataaaccggaaatccgggatcgtacccaagggaataattatatggcttgctcggatttgtagatgcaagtaggggctttcggctttaagacagccaactttgttttactttaacggtggaaataaaagggctaaattaaaaaggaattaactagagaaaagataggctaggtctaggaattattaacacccaagactcaagctaaattacactt contains the following coding sequences:
- the LOC131331250 gene encoding uncharacterized mitochondrial protein AtMg00810-like — encoded protein: MNEILFLLEFCQAHRGTRIQLTLLIKADSSLFILHKPTSITLILVYVDDIILTGSDSPFLSQLVSLLGSKFVMKDLGSLHYFLGLEVTYFQHGLCLTQSKYVSEILTKAGMEDCKPSASPTSTKGPYDPSDPPFDNVSLFRTLVGSLQYLTLTRPDIAFAVNTVCQHMHQPKLSHFLAVKRLIRYIKGTINHGLYFTDGPLSLTAYADADWAGDPVDRRSTSGFVVFLGATPVSWSAKKQPTVARSSTEAEYRAMAQTAADLVWIPQLLTELQVSIAPPHVLWCDNRSAMALASNPVFHACTKHIEIDYHFIREQVLAKKLVLHFIASHAQVANIFTKGLPVSRFVFLKSKLKVGSSPTMSLQGGVKRIEDKGG